ACGGTGCGTCTTGTGAAAGACCTCCAAGTGAAGATAAGCTTCGGCTACCTGTTCTTTCTGAAATGATTTTCACCACAAAGAATAAACCTACAGCATTAAGACCATGAGCTAGCATTTGGAAAACGGCTCCTTGTGTTCCTTCTAAAGTTCCACTAAAAATAGCGGCTGCCATTAAACCCATGTGTGCAAATGAAGAGTAAGCTATCAACCTTTTTAAGTTGTCTTGCTTCACCGCTATAATAGAACCATATATCAAACCAACTACTCCGAGCACCATTACCATATAGCCCATTTCTTTGGCTCCTAGAGGTGACATTGGAAGTGCAATTCTTATCAAACCATAAACACCCATTTTTGAAAGCAAACCTGCCAAGAGCATAGTAGCTGGTGTAGACGATTCCGAATAGGCATCTGCCTGCCATGTATGTAATGGAAAAATTGGCATTTTAATAGCAAAGGCCAACATGAAAAGACAAAACAGCGTGCTCTGTACGCCTGCTGGAATAAAAGCCATTGAGGCCTTTAAAGCTTCCATGTCTGCTGTTTGACCTTTTGAATACAAATAGACCAAGCCTACCAACATTAACAAACTACCAAAAATGGTATACGCTAGCATTTTGAAAGTAGCTTTTGCTGCATTGGCTTGCCCCCAAATCAAGCCTAGGAAATAGACTGGTATTAAGGCAATTTCAAAAAAGAAATAAAACAAGAATAAGTCTCCTGCCATAAAAACGCCTACCAGAGCGGCCTCTGTCAATAAAATTAGGGCATAAAGTAGGTTTGATTTTTCATAAACTACTTTGAAAGTGCTTAGCACTATCAGTGGTACCAAGAGCGTACTAAGCCCTAATAAAAGAACACTTATGCCGTCAATAGAAAACTTAAAAGATATACCGAAATCTGGTAGCCATTCTTTTTGAAAAAGAAGGTTTCCTGAAGTATTAAATTCTTTAAAAATAAAACCAAACACGACTAGCTCTAAAAGAGCTACTGCCAATGCCAGTTGTTTGCTTCTTAATTGATTTTGACCTCCCAAAGCAAAAACAATAAGTGCTCCGAAGATGGGAATCAATATGAGTGCTAGTATCAACATCTATTTGCTAGTTATCGCTTTAAAAATATCTGTGAAGTGTGCTAAAACATCTTGCCCTAAATTCAGAATTAGGAGAAAGCCGATAGATAAACACATTATTAAAAGGTAAAAACCTGTAGTACCTGTTTGTACCTTAGTTCCTATTCTGCTCAATGAGCCAATTCCTGAAGTAACTAGCCCTAAAAATCCATCTATCACTTTCGGGTCTATTACGTTACCAAAGAATTTGGAAGACTTTTCTATTGGGTTTACAAACACCTTGTCGTAGTTTTCGTCAAGATAGAACTTATTGTAAATGAACTTCTGAATGCCCGTAATCTCTGAGTCTTCTTTTGGTACAAAACCTCTTTTTACATAAATGACATAAGCTAGCAGCAAAGCCGCAAGAGCCAACAGTACCGAAAAGCCCATCAGCATCCACTCTGTAGCATGTGATAAATGAACCTCGCCAAAACCGTCAAAGGCTTCTCTTGAGTTAGCATATATTGGATTTAAGAAGTCTCCTAAGAAATGTGGCAAATGGAATATCTCTGGAAAGCCAATGAAACCTCCAACCATGGACAGTACTGCAAGTACTATAAGTGGCAGTGTCATAGAACTTGGCGATTCATGTAAATGATCTTCTTGCTCTTTAGTTCCTCTAAATTGACCTGTAAAAGTTAAGAAAAACAACCTGAACATATAAAAAGCAGTCATGAAAGAACCCACCATTGCAAGAGCCCACATGCCTTTATTGTGCTCAAATACATGAGCTAAAATTTCGTCTTTTGAAAAGAAACCTGCGAATGGAGGAATACCTGAAATGGCGATAGTTCCTATTAAGAAGGTAATGGCTGTGATTTTAGTCTTTGACCAAAGCCCTCCCATTTTTCTAATGTCTTGTTCATCGCCCATGGCGTGAATCACACTACCTGCTCCTAAGAAAAGAAGTGCTTTGAAAAATGCATGCGTAATAACATGGAAAAAGCCTGAAGAATAAGCCATCACACCCAAACCTATAAACATATAACCCAACTGACTCACGGTGGAGTAAGCCAAAACTTTTTTGATATCGTTTTGGAATAAGGCTATTGCCGCTGCAATAAGGGCTGTCAAGGTACCTATCCAAGCTATAAACTCTAAAGTGTCTGGTGATAAAGTGTAAATCACGTTACTTCTTACCACCATATAAATACCTGCCGTAACCATGGTAGCAGCGTGAATTAATGCCGAAACTGGTGTTGGACCCGCCATGGCATCTGGCAACCAGGTAAAAAGAGGAATCTGAGCCGACTTACCCATTGCCCCTATAAATAAGCAGAAGCTAATAAACATAAGAGGTAAAGAACCTGAAGGCATGCCTTTGGCTTGTTCAAATACCGCTATATATTCTAAAGTTCCGAAATAATGGAAAATCAAAAACACACCCACTAAGAAACCTAAGTCTCCTATCCTGTTCATTATAAATGCTTTTCTAGCGGCATCGCCAAAGTCTGAACGTTTGTTCCAGAAACCTATCAACAGGTATGAGCAAAGCCCTACGCCTTCCCAACCAATAAACATGATGAGGTAATTAGCACCCATCACTAGTATTAGCATAGAGAAAAGGAACAAGTTTAGGTAAGCGAAAAACTTACCAACTCCTGCATCATGCTTCATATAGCCAGCAGAATACAAATGAATCAACGTACCAACTCCCGTAATGATGAAAAGCATTAAAATGCTCAACTGGTCAATTTGAAAAGCGAAAGAAACGTTTATGTTTCCTACCGTAATCCAGTCAAAAAGTGTTTCGACAATGGTTTGATTAGTCTCTTTGAACTGTAAGTAAACTGCTACCGTAGCAAGAAATGAAAGAAAAGAAGCCCCAATACCTATAGGAGCTACCAAATTCTTTGGCATTATCTTAAAACCCAGACCGTTTATTAAAAAACCTAATAAAGGAAATAGAGGAATTAAAGCAATCAGCGACATATATTCTATTCAGAAAT
This sequence is a window from Arcticibacterium luteifluviistationis. Protein-coding genes within it:
- a CDS encoding complex I subunit 4 family protein encodes the protein MLILALILIPIFGALIVFALGGQNQLRSKQLALAVALLELVVFGFIFKEFNTSGNLLFQKEWLPDFGISFKFSIDGISVLLLGLSTLLVPLIVLSTFKVVYEKSNLLYALILLTEAALVGVFMAGDLFLFYFFFEIALIPVYFLGLIWGQANAAKATFKMLAYTIFGSLLMLVGLVYLYSKGQTADMEALKASMAFIPAGVQSTLFCLFMLAFAIKMPIFPLHTWQADAYSESSTPATMLLAGLLSKMGVYGLIRIALPMSPLGAKEMGYMVMVLGVVGLIYGSIIAVKQDNLKRLIAYSSFAHMGLMAAAIFSGTLEGTQGAVFQMLAHGLNAVGLFFVVKIISERTGSRSLSSLGGLSQDAPWLSVTFMIILLGSVALPLTNGFVGEFLMLKGVFDHGKLLGIISGISIILGAVYLLRLFQKTMFGEKQNTDVVIKDISGSETIVLFVISALVILMGVFPNCILKISEPASQQILDYMAQF
- the nuoL gene encoding NADH-quinone oxidoreductase subunit L; translated protein: MSLIALIPLFPLLGFLINGLGFKIMPKNLVAPIGIGASFLSFLATVAVYLQFKETNQTIVETLFDWITVGNINVSFAFQIDQLSILMLFIITGVGTLIHLYSAGYMKHDAGVGKFFAYLNLFLFSMLILVMGANYLIMFIGWEGVGLCSYLLIGFWNKRSDFGDAARKAFIMNRIGDLGFLVGVFLIFHYFGTLEYIAVFEQAKGMPSGSLPLMFISFCLFIGAMGKSAQIPLFTWLPDAMAGPTPVSALIHAATMVTAGIYMVVRSNVIYTLSPDTLEFIAWIGTLTALIAAAIALFQNDIKKVLAYSTVSQLGYMFIGLGVMAYSSGFFHVITHAFFKALLFLGAGSVIHAMGDEQDIRKMGGLWSKTKITAITFLIGTIAISGIPPFAGFFSKDEILAHVFEHNKGMWALAMVGSFMTAFYMFRLFFLTFTGQFRGTKEQEDHLHESPSSMTLPLIVLAVLSMVGGFIGFPEIFHLPHFLGDFLNPIYANSREAFDGFGEVHLSHATEWMLMGFSVLLALAALLLAYVIYVKRGFVPKEDSEITGIQKFIYNKFYLDENYDKVFVNPIEKSSKFFGNVIDPKVIDGFLGLVTSGIGSLSRIGTKVQTGTTGFYLLIMCLSIGFLLILNLGQDVLAHFTDIFKAITSK